Part of the Lates calcarifer isolate ASB-BC8 linkage group LG6, TLL_Latcal_v3, whole genome shotgun sequence genome, GTAACTGCAGGGCACAGCAGAGATAACTGGGTGGGTTAGGAATAAGACTGGGGGTCAGGTTAAGGCAAAGGGAGACATGCATCGAAGGAGGAACAGACTTCGACACAGCACCGGtactttccttttcctttcctgACGTCACATGTCGGAGCCGTTTACCATCCATACACGGGAAGGGCAACGTACATGTCGTCACATACCGGAAAATAATGGAAAACACACCGAACAACCGCTCTGATGTGGTCCGTAAAAGTACGGAGGACTGCGCCATTTGCTTGGATAAAATTCAGGAAAAGAAGGTGTTAAAGTGCCTTCACTCTTTTTGCTCTGCGTGTATCGACTCTGTTTTCAAGTTTAAGCCTGCCTGTCCGATATGCAACACCTACCATGGAGTGTACACGGGGAACCAGCCGAACGGCACTATGACGGTGATGCGCGGCTGGCAGCGCCTGCCTGGCTTTGAGAACTGCGGAAGTATTGTCATACAGTACAGTTTTCCAGCGGGGATACAAGGGGTGAGGCTGACACTGTTAGCGGAAGTTATACAGGCCACATTGACATATTCACAGAGCTTATGCCGGTGTACTGTGACAACATCTTTTAGACGTTTAATATCACATTTCCCCACTGGAGAgcgctgtttgtttttaatcacaatTCTGCGGCTGTGCTTGGACTCAGCTTGGACTTCACTCAAACATCATCCATTTTAGAGATTTAGTCCTTGGATtcattcagctgtttcattcatCTCTGTTGTAAAACGTGTAGCTATGTTTAAGACCTTTATGTTGGTGTGGAGCGGCAAGAGCAGGTGCATCcgtctgttgccatggaaacattGTAATGGTGGAAGAGGACAGGATGTGCTTTATCCCCACAACTCGGAATATAGCCCACTTCCCCTTCCAAGTGATAGCCATATGCTTTGAAAAAGTTATCAATATTACTTTTTTGAtgaatgttcttttttattattattaacagccACAATTAGATTATACACATGATATATCTGTATATATCTCTATATAGACTGAATTTCTGTCTAACTTGTATATATATCTATTGTACATATCAACATTAAccagtttttaatgttgtggctgatcactGTTTGTTGATATTGGGTTGGAGAAAAGATATCTATATcttagatgcacacacacacaaacacacagatcagaaaatatgtggaagagagaaagaatgtgtgtgtaggagaggGACAGTGTAAGACTGGGTTTATATTTTTGGGTGTTGTGCAACACTAATACATCTTAAAGTTTCTGTGTGTCCATTGAGGGAACACTCTCTGGGCCTTTAATATTTCAGATACAGTATCAGTGTCAACTGCAATGCCAAGGACTGTCTCCCTGT contains:
- the LOC108876436 gene encoding probable E3 ubiquitin-protein ligase DTX3; amino-acid sequence: MENTPNNRSDVVRKSTEDCAICLDKIQEKKVLKCLHSFCSACIDSVFKFKPACPICNTYHGVYTGNQPNGTMTVMRGWQRLPGFENCGSIVIQYSFPAGIQGPEHPNPGVRYSSTSRTAFLPACEEGEKVLKLLRKAFDRRLIFTIGQSATTGLNNVITWNDIHHKTSIGGGPQCFGYPDPAYLFRVQEELRLKGVTEDD